The genomic interval TTTAGCGAGTGGCTGCAATGGCTTTATATCCCAAGAATGCGCAGTTTAGTGCTGATGGAAGAAGCCTTACCAACACAGAGTGGTTTGTTGCCGATGGCCGAAGAAGCCTGGCGAGGTTGTACAGAAAATACCGAAGCACTACTTCAGCTAATCGCCCAGCTAGACCAGACGATTAACCGTTAGTACTAATACTAATCGCGCTTAACGCGTTTCGGTGCGTTTTTTTAAGTTGGGTGGTTGGTCGGTGTTGATACCGCGCACTGCAGAAAGTTCCTCAACCATCATATAAAAGCTTTGAATGCTGGTTAACCCTTGAAGTGCGGGATGCCCGGCATCAATCAGTGGTAAGTCGCGTTCGCTGACCGAGTCATCGGCTGCAAGTAATACTTTCGCGCCCATCTCACGGAACTGCCGCGCCGTTTCAATCAGTCCTGCTTGACTGTCATCGGGTGGTGCAAAAATGAGCACCACTTGCTTAGGATTCATTAACGCCATCGGGCCGTGCTTCACTTCCGCACCGCTAAACGCCTCCCCTTGAATAAGGCATGTTTCTTTGCATTTCAGCGCTGCTTCTTTGGCGATTGCCAGCCCAGCACCGCGACCAATCACATACAAACGATCGACCTCCGCTAAAGTGTCAACTGCTTTTGACCAGTCAAGTGCGCATGCCGCATCGAGTTTTTCAGGTAGCGTTTTAAAAGCCTCGGTGAGTTGCGGATCATCAAATAAATAATTAAACGCGCGCAGGCCAACGGATAAGGTGGCGACGAAGCTCTTGGTTGCGGCCACGCTATGTTCGACCCCTGCGGCAATATCGAGCACATGATTACTCGCCTCAGCGAGTGGTGAGGGAATTGTGTTCACCAAAGCTACGCTGTTTAATCCGGCGGCGTGTAGGTTGTTGATGCTATCGATCAAATCCGGGCTACCACCAGACTGCGAGATAGTGAGCGCTAGCGCGTTACGCAACTGCCAGCGCGTATGATAAATCGTATTTAATGATAAGGGCACCGAAAGCGCAGGAATACCGCAATAACGCATGAGTAAATAGCCAAGGTATTCCGCGGCATGATCGGAGGTGCCGCGCGCAATGGTGAGCAGTAACTCGGGTGGTGCGTTACGCAGCGCCTCACCAAAAACAGCAATGTCGTTATGCGTTTCGTGACGCGCGACAACTGATGCGGTTTCACGAATTTCTCGTGCCATAAAAGTTTCGTTCATAACATCCTCAACTCTATCATCATTTTATGCCTATTGTAACGAACTCTGTGCAACACACCGTGTTGTTGCCACTAATTAACAATTTTCTGGTTTTTATCCGCCACCTGTTTTAAACCTAGTGAGGTAGTACAATAAATAGAAATAATTTACCGAAATAATAAAATAATTTGAAATTGATTTCAAATTATTTTATGCTAGAGCCTTCCTGCAACAGGCGTATTTGCCTACGAATTTTGGAGTGTTTCATGACGAGTATCGCTGCGTTACAAGGCAAATTGATTGTTTCTTGCCAGGCGTTGCCTCATGAGCCACTACATTCCTCTTTTATTATGGGTCGAATGGCTCTAGCTGCGGAGCAGGGTGGTGCTGCAGGGATTCGCGCGAACTCTGCCGCTGATATCTCAGAAATCCGCAAACACACCGACCTACCGATTATTGGCATTGTGAAACGCGATTACCCCGATAGCGAGGTGTTTATCACTGCGACGATGGATGAGGTCGATGAACTGATGGGCGTTATTCCGGAGATTATCGCCTTGGATGCGCGCAACACGCTTCGCCCACAAGGACAAACATTAGAAGCGTTTATCCTTGCGATTCGCGAGAAGTATCCTCGGGTGTTATTAATGGCTGACTGCGCGACGATTGACGAAATGCAACAGGCTGAAAAGTTAGGCTTTGATTTTATTGGCACCACGTTAGTCGGCTATACCGCCGAAAGCCGTGGACAGTTGATTGAAGCTGATGATTTTGCGTTGATTCGTAAAGCGCTGGCGACCCTCAAAACGCCGATCATTGCCGAAGGTAACATCAATACCCCTGAGAAAGTGCGACGTGTGCTAGAGCTGGGGGTATTTAGCGTGGTGGTAGGATCGGCGATTACTCGGCCTCAGTGGATTACTGAACAATTTGTCGCCGCGACACAGCTTTAATTATGGAGTTCTTAATGGCTAAAAAATCTTCTCTTTCCGGTTTATTTTCAGCGTTATTGGTACCTTTTGATGCCGATGGTCAGGTTAATGAGGCTGGTCTCAGACAAGTAGTCCGTCATAACCTTGATCAGATGCAGGTTGATGGTCTCTATGTCGGTGGCTCAACGGGCGAAAACTTCATGCTCGATGTGGCGACTAAAAAGCAAATTTTTGCCATTGCCAAAGATGAGGCGGGCGATAAGGGTAAGTTGATCGCGCAAATCGGCGGACCAAACCTCTATGAGGCGATTGATTTGGCTGCCTATGCGAAAGATCTTGGCTATGACGCGCTCTCAGCCGTGACGCCTTTTTACTACAAATTCAGCTTTGCTGAGGTCAAGCAATACTACTTTGACATTCTAGAGGCGGTTGATGCACCGATGATTGTGTACTCGATTCCATTTTTAACCGGGGTTGAGATCGGCTTAGCGCAATTCGCTGAGCTTTTTGCCCACGAACGAATCATTGGCGTCAAGTTCACTGCGGCAGATTTTTACTTGCTCGAGCGCTTGCGCAGCGCCTACCCAGATCATCTGATCTATTCCGGTTTTGATGAAATGCTTCTACCAGCGATGGTCAATCAAGTCGATGGGGCAATTGGGTCAACGTATAACGTCAATGGTGTTCGTGCACGAGAGATTATGGATCTTGCCCAAGCTGGCGATTTTGCTGCAGCACGGCGCATACAACAGCAAAGCAACGATTTGATCAGCGCGATTTTAGACAATGGCCTGTACCCAACGATCAAGCAATTATTGGTGCTTGCCGGTTGTAATCAGGGCCCATTTTTATCACGCAAACCAATGGCTAGTGCCACAGAGGCACAAATCGTGCGCGCCAAAGAGATTTACCAACAATTTCTTGCCTAGATTTTTCACCTAAAGGAGATAACCATGAGCCTTAATAAACTCACCCTTGCCACCTTAATTGGCCTTGCTAGCATGAGTGCGCTGGCCGCAGAATACAATCTTAAATTCGGCATGAATGCCGGCACAACGTCGAATGAATACAAAGCCGCAGAGCTCTTTGCTAAAGAAGTGCAAGAAAATTCTGATGGGCGAATCGAAGTGACGCTCTATCCAAATGCACAGCTTGGCGATGATCGCTCGATGATGGAGCAAACCGGCGGCGGTGCGCTCGATTTTACCTTCGCTGAAAGTGCGCGTTTCCAGATTTATTATCCAGTGGCTGAAGTATTTGCGCTGCCTTATATGATTGCCGATTACCCAACCGCACAAAAAGCACTGTTCGACACGCCATTTGGCAAAGACTTGCAACAAAAGATCCACGACGAACGCGGAATGACGATTCTCTCGCAGGCGTATAACGGCACCCGTCAAACAACCTCAAATCGTGCGATTAACACCATCGAAGACATGAAAGGCTTGAAGCTGCGCGTGCCTAATGCGGCAACGAACCTCGCATACGCTAAATTTATCGGCGCTGCACCAACGCCAATGGCATTTTCTGAAGTGTATCTCGCGCTGCAAACCAATTCGGTTGATGGCCAAGAGAACCCGCTATCAACTATCCAAGCGCAGAAATTTTATGAAGTTCAGGATTACCTGGCAATGACCAATCATATCTTGAATGATGTGCTGTATCTGGCGAGTAACGAAACCTTAGAAAAGCTTCCTGAAGAGCTGCAAACGGTGGTTAAAGAAGCCGCGCAAGAGGCTGCGGATTACCATACGCAACTTTTTGTTGATGGCGAGAAAGAGCTGATCAGCTTTTTTGAAGAAAAAGGCGTGACCATTACCTATCCTGATCAAGCAGCCTTTAAAGAAGCGATGCAGCCTTATTATGCTGAGTTTATCGAAAAAAACGGTGATGCGGGCAAACAAGCGATTGCGGAAATTGATGCATTGCACTAAGCCGTAACATCCTTATGGGGTGGGCGAGATAGCCCACCCATCTTGTGGAGATCAATCATGCGTGTTTTAGACAAACTGGAAGAATGGCTCGGCGGTTCGTTATTTTTGCTGATGTTTGTGATATTAATCGCGCAAATCGTCGCCAGACAATTGCTCGATATGCCGTTGATCTGGTCCGAAGAAGCCGCACGCTTGATTTTTGTTTATGTCGGGATGCTGGGGATCTCCATCGGTATCCGTAATCAGCAGCATGTGCTGGTTGATTTTGTCTGTCATTTTTTTTCAGAACATATTCGTCGCTGGGTATTTAGCCTAGTGCAAGTGTTGATCTTTATTTCGATCATGTTCTTTACCTATTATGGTTTTGTGCTGGTCAAAAAAGCCTCTTTTACCATCGTCTCACTCGATATATCGGATAAATGGCTCTATTTGGCGTTGCCACTGGGTTCCATCTTGATGCTCTGGCGATTTATCCAAGCGCAGCGTGAGAATTATCAGCAAAAAATCACCCTGATTCCGGCAGTAGCGTATGGTATTTCCGTGCTGGTCTTGCTGGCGATTTGGGTTCTTGTGCCAAGTTGGTTTGCTGTGCTCAACATTAGTCAATACGTCGATCTCGATCAATCGGCGGTCTATATCGCTTTGGGTGTGTGGTTGGTGATCATGTTTTTGGGGGTGCCGGTGGGGTGGTCTTTATTTATCGCCACCGTACTCTTTTTCTCGATGACCAGTTGGATTGTCGGCGATTTCGCTGCGAAAAAGCTCGTTGATAGCATCAATAGCTTTAGCCTGCTCAGTGTGCCGTTTTTTATCTTAACCGGCATATTAATGAACAGTTCTGGTATCACCACCCGCATTTTTAACTTCGCACGTACCATGCTCGGGCATTACACCGGTGGCATGGGGCATGTGAATATTTCTGCTAGTCTGGTGTTTTCTGGGATGTCTGGGTCAGCGTTAGCGGATGCTGGTGGTCTAGGGCAGCTTGAGATTAAAGCGATGCGTGATGAAGGTTATGACGATGATCTTTGTGGGGGGATTACTGCGGCATCGTGCATTATTGGTCCGTTAGTACCGCCGAGTATCGCGATGATTATCTACGGTGTCATCGCTAATCAATCAATTGCCGAGCTATTTCTTGCCGGGTTTATCCCGGGTGTCCTATTAACCGTTGCGCTAATGATAATGAACGCATGGATTTGTCATCGCCGCGGTTATCCACGCGCCGAAAAAGCCAACTGTGCGGCACGTATCGAAGCATTTAAAGGCGCATTCTGGGCGCTATTAACACCGATTATCATCATTGGTGGGATTTTCTCGGGCTATTTTACTGCCACTGAAGCCGCAGGCGTTGCGGCGCTGTATTCGATTGTTTTAGGGATGCTGTACCGCGAGCTTAGCTGGGAAAAGCTGTTTAAGAGCTGCGTTGAGGCGATGGCGATCAGTGGTGTGACCGTGCTGATGGTGATGGCGGTAACCTTCTTTGGTGATATGATCGCACGTGAACAAGTAGCGATTAAAATCGCTGAAGGGTTTATGAGCGTTGCCTCATCGGCGCTTATTGTACTGCTGATGATTAATTTATTGCTGCTGTTTTTGGGTATGTTTATCGATGCCTTAGCATTGCAATTTTTGGTGCTGCCGATGTTAATCCCGATTGCGCAGCATTTTAATATCGATCTGATTTTCTTCGGGGTGATGACCACGCTGAATATGATGATCGGTATCTTAACCCCGCCGATGGGAATGGCGCTGTTCGTGGTCGCGCGTGTGGGCAATATGCCGGTGAGTACGGTGGCCAGAGGGGTGTTGCCGTTTTTAGTGCCGATCTTCGTTGCGCTGATTTTGATCACGCTCTTCCCGCAAATCGTCACATTTTTGCCGAACTTATTACTCGCCAATTAAGTGATGTTGCGTCACAATCCCTTACTTAAGCTTACCTCAGAGGTTTATGATGCAATTTGAACGCAGTATTGAGCCATTAATCGAAGCGCGGATGGCGCAATTTACACGCAACGAACGCAATATCGCCGCACAATTTCTCGCTGGCATTGTCTTTGATGATCCCTCCAGTAAAGCGGTTGCGCAACAACTTAACACCTCAGAAGCCTCATTAACCCGCTTTGCGCAAAAATGCGGCTTTCGTGGCTTTCGCGAGTTTGTTTATGCTTATAGTCGACCTAATAAACAAACCCGTGAGGATTTTGTTCAACCCGTGCTCGCGAGCTATCAAGAGCTATTAAATAAAACGTATTCGATTGTCGATATGGCGCAAATTCGTCGTCTAACCGAGCACCTATTAAATAAAAAACGGGTGTATGTGTACGGCAAAGGCAGCTCAGGAATGGTCGCGCGCGAGATGAAGCTTCGCTTTATGCGCATTGGTCTGGTTTGTGAGGCGATTACTGACGATGACATGATGCGTATGAACGTGGTGACCGTCGATAAAGACTGTCTGGTGATAGGCATCAGCATCAGTGGGCGTACGCAGATTGTCGTCGATGCCTTGCAGGCTGCGGCTGAAGAAGGCGCGACCACCGTGCTATTTACCGCGAATGAAGGGCGTCAGTTTGCCAAGATGTTTGATGAAGTGCTGCTGTTTGCAGTGAAAAACAATCTCGAATACGGACGGATGATTTCGCCGCAGTTTCCTGTATTGGTGGTGCTTGATATACTTTATGCTGATTATATGAACCGTAACAAAACGGCGCGCGAGACGATCTGGCAGCGGACCTACGACGCGTTGCAACAAAGCAAAGGATAACCATGCAGGTATTGAGTATCGATATCGGGGGCACGACGGTAAAGTCTGCGCTCTATCGTGAAGACGGCAGCGAAATAGCCGTATTTCCTAGCGAAGAAACAGCCATTGTTGGCGGTAAGCAGCAGATAAGCGAACAAGTGATTGCGCTGTGCCAGCGTGTGGCACAAACGCACCGCTTAGATGGCGTGGCGATTTCCTCTGCGGGCGTGATTGATCCGTTTCGTGGTGAGGTGGTGTTCGCTGGGCCTTCGATTCCCGGCTATAGCGGCACAGCGTTGAAGATAGAAGTTGAGCGGGCGTGTGCGCTGCCGTGTGCGGTAGAAAACGATGTTAACGCGATGGCGTTAGGCGAGGCGTGGTTAGGCGCCGCGCAAGGCTGTGATTCTGCGCTGTGTCTCACCCTTGGCACAGGCTTAGGTGGGGCGATTTTATTAAACGGCGAGCTGTGGCGCGGTCATCAGTTTAGCGCGGGTGAAATCGGTCATATTCCACTCGCAGGCGGTCGTCGCCTCGAAGAAGACGCGTCAACTCGAGCGATGCTGCGCGATTATCAAGTGCGCAGCGGTGAGCTGATTGATGGTCAGGCGTTTTTTAAGCGTATTGAAGCAGGCGAGGCGCAGGCTGAGGCGGCGTTAACCCACATGCTGGATGCGCTAACTACTGGTCTATTGGCAGCGGTTCATCTGCTCAGCCCGCAAGCGATTATTATTGGTGGGGCAGTGGCGGCGCAAAGCCACATTCTAGAGCCACGCATACAGAGTCTATTAGCTGCGCGGGTCTCTTCAGCGCTGTTTATGCCGGAGATTGTTCGTTGTGCTGCGTTAGGCAATCGCGCGGGGCAAATCGGCGCACTTCGCTGGTTTTTACAAAGCCAAGCGGATACCCACGATTAGCAAAGCCTATTTAGCTATCGATCAGGCGATTCCATCATCTGCGCAATACGTTGCGCTGAGCTGACCAGCATTTGTTGCTCCCAGGTATCCAACGCATCAAACGCATCAATAAACGATTGTTGTAAGGTTTGCGGCGCGCCATCGAGCATGGTTTTGCCTTGCTTGGTGAGGCGTAAAAACACTTTTCGTTTATCATCGCTGCCGCGCTCGCGCTCTAATAAACCGCGCGATTCCAAACGACGTACGATATTGGTTACCGTTGCCTGCGACAGGGCAATCATATTCGAGAGTTCACCGGCAGAACACTCTGGCGCAAAATCGATCGCTTGCATGAGAATAATCTGTGGCATGGTGAGCCCTGTTTGTTGGCTGAGCTTTTTCGAATAAATATCACTCGCGCGGGTGATGCGTCGCAGCGCAATTAATAAGGTGCTACAGCGACGCAATGTTTCTTCGTTAGACAGCGTTTGCGGGCGATTCATAGTGAGAGCAAAATTTTATCCATAACAGCTATTGTAAGGAAACTATTTAGTGTTGTAAATTCTTATTGAGTTGTTATACTGTTGTCGAATTCATAAACGCAACCGGAGGTGGGTATGTCAAATATCCCAACCAAGGGTGATATTCTCTTTCGCCAACCCACTGTTGAAGATGGGGCGGCGGTTCATGATCTCATCGCGGCGTGTAAGCCACTCGATGAAAACTCTCTCTACTGCAATTTGCTGCAATGTTCTCATTTTGCTGATTCAGCGGTGCTCGCTGAGCGCGATGGCGAAGTGGTCGGTTTTGTTTCGGCGTATCATTTGCCCGAACAGCCGAAAACACTCTTTGTTTGGCAGATTGCTGTATCAAAATCGGCACGCGGGCAAGGCCTTGCCAGTCGGATTCTCGATGAGGCAATAGCTCGCGGGAAACAACGCGGCGCAACGCATTTGCATACCACGATTACGCCGGATAACGAGGCATCTTGGGCAACGTTTCGCAAGCTTGCCGACCGTCTGAATACAGAACTCAATCACAAACCATTTTTTGAACGCGATAAGCATTTCGCTGGCCGTCATGATACTGAGGAATTATTGATCATCGGCCCGTTCTAAAGATCGCACACATTTATTTTCAACACTAAGGATATATTATGGGTATTTTTAAAGAATTAGAGTCGAATGTTCGCGGCTACTGCCGCCATTTTGATGTTATTTTTAAGCGTGCAAAAAACGCAGAGTTATTTGATGTTGACGGCAATCGTTATATCGATTTTCTGGGCGGCGCCGGCACATTAAACTACGGCCACAACAACGACAAAATTAAACCAGCACTGATTGATTACATCAATGAAGACGGTGTGACCCACGGTTTGGATATGCATACGGTGGCCAAAGAAGCGTTTATCCGTTCGTTTGATGAGATTATTTTACAGCCGCGTGAGATGAGCTATCGTTTCCAGTTTGTCGGCCCAACCGGCACCAATGCGGTTGAAGCAGCGCTGAAATTAGCGCGTAAAGTCACCGGTCGCCAGCATATTGTGTCGTTTACTAACGGTTTTCATGGCGCGACTATGGGTGCGGCAACGGTCTCTGCCAATCCAAAATGGACCGCCGCAAGCAATATGCCACAAACTGGCGTGACTTTTATGCCGTACGACCGCTTCCATGAAGAAGATTGGGATTCATTGGCGTATTTAGAGAGTATGCTCGCTGATGGCAGTTCAGGTCTGGAAAAACCAGCGGCGGTGATCGTTGAGTGTATCCAAGGCGAAGGGGGCTTAAACG from Suttonella sp. R2A3 carries:
- a CDS encoding SIS domain-containing protein, which translates into the protein MNETFMAREIRETASVVARHETHNDIAVFGEALRNAPPELLLTIARGTSDHAAEYLGYLLMRYCGIPALSVPLSLNTIYHTRWQLRNALALTISQSGGSPDLIDSINNLHAAGLNSVALVNTIPSPLAEASNHVLDIAAGVEHSVAATKSFVATLSVGLRAFNYLFDDPQLTEAFKTLPEKLDAACALDWSKAVDTLAEVDRLYVIGRGAGLAIAKEAALKCKETCLIQGEAFSGAEVKHGPMALMNPKQVVLIFAPPDDSQAGLIETARQFREMGAKVLLAADDSVSERDLPLIDAGHPALQGLTSIQSFYMMVEELSAVRGINTDQPPNLKKRTETR
- a CDS encoding N-acetylmannosamine-6-phosphate 2-epimerase, producing MTSIAALQGKLIVSCQALPHEPLHSSFIMGRMALAAEQGGAAGIRANSAADISEIRKHTDLPIIGIVKRDYPDSEVFITATMDEVDELMGVIPEIIALDARNTLRPQGQTLEAFILAIREKYPRVLLMADCATIDEMQQAEKLGFDFIGTTLVGYTAESRGQLIEADDFALIRKALATLKTPIIAEGNINTPEKVRRVLELGVFSVVVGSAITRPQWITEQFVAATQL
- a CDS encoding YqcC family protein, with amino-acid sequence MSESRHEQMQQLLILLEAQLRHLDWWQDTPPSAQALASKEAFCVDTLCFSEWLQWLYIPRMRSLVLMEEALPTQSGLLPMAEEAWRGCTENTEALLQLIAQLDQTINR
- the ectA gene encoding diaminobutyrate acetyltransferase — encoded protein: MSNIPTKGDILFRQPTVEDGAAVHDLIAACKPLDENSLYCNLLQCSHFADSAVLAERDGEVVGFVSAYHLPEQPKTLFVWQIAVSKSARGQGLASRILDEAIARGKQRGATHLHTTITPDNEASWATFRKLADRLNTELNHKPFFERDKHFAGRHDTEELLIIGPF
- a CDS encoding ROK family protein, with the protein product MQVLSIDIGGTTVKSALYREDGSEIAVFPSEETAIVGGKQQISEQVIALCQRVAQTHRLDGVAISSAGVIDPFRGEVVFAGPSIPGYSGTALKIEVERACALPCAVENDVNAMALGEAWLGAAQGCDSALCLTLGTGLGGAILLNGELWRGHQFSAGEIGHIPLAGGRRLEEDASTRAMLRDYQVRSGELIDGQAFFKRIEAGEAQAEAALTHMLDALTTGLLAAVHLLSPQAIIIGGAVAAQSHILEPRIQSLLAARVSSALFMPEIVRCAALGNRAGQIGALRWFLQSQADTHD
- a CDS encoding TRAP transporter large permease subunit, encoding MRVLDKLEEWLGGSLFLLMFVILIAQIVARQLLDMPLIWSEEAARLIFVYVGMLGISIGIRNQQHVLVDFVCHFFSEHIRRWVFSLVQVLIFISIMFFTYYGFVLVKKASFTIVSLDISDKWLYLALPLGSILMLWRFIQAQRENYQQKITLIPAVAYGISVLVLLAIWVLVPSWFAVLNISQYVDLDQSAVYIALGVWLVIMFLGVPVGWSLFIATVLFFSMTSWIVGDFAAKKLVDSINSFSLLSVPFFILTGILMNSSGITTRIFNFARTMLGHYTGGMGHVNISASLVFSGMSGSALADAGGLGQLEIKAMRDEGYDDDLCGGITAASCIIGPLVPPSIAMIIYGVIANQSIAELFLAGFIPGVLLTVALMIMNAWICHRRGYPRAEKANCAARIEAFKGAFWALLTPIIIIGGIFSGYFTATEAAGVAALYSIVLGMLYRELSWEKLFKSCVEAMAISGVTVLMVMAVTFFGDMIAREQVAIKIAEGFMSVASSALIVLLMINLLLLFLGMFIDALALQFLVLPMLIPIAQHFNIDLIFFGVMTTLNMMIGILTPPMGMALFVVARVGNMPVSTVARGVLPFLVPIFVALILITLFPQIVTFLPNLLLAN
- the ectB gene encoding diaminobutyrate--2-oxoglutarate transaminase, with product MGIFKELESNVRGYCRHFDVIFKRAKNAELFDVDGNRYIDFLGGAGTLNYGHNNDKIKPALIDYINEDGVTHGLDMHTVAKEAFIRSFDEIILQPREMSYRFQFVGPTGTNAVEAALKLARKVTGRQHIVSFTNGFHGATMGAATVSANPKWTAASNMPQTGVTFMPYDRFHEEDWDSLAYLESMLADGSSGLEKPAAVIVECIQGEGGLNAARGEWLKELNRICAENDILLIVDDIQAGCGRSGWFFSFEKFGIKPDLITLSKSLSAYGLPMAIVLIGEGLDVWSPGEHTGTFRGNNHAFVTAKRALELYWQDDAFQQETRRKAQILHDRFAAIVDRYPDQLQHRGRGMMQGIAFMEQRELAAEVSKKAFEEKLIIETSGSDDHVVKFLAPLTIEDEVLNEGLDILDQAFAKVLD
- a CDS encoding MurR/RpiR family transcriptional regulator, with product MMQFERSIEPLIEARMAQFTRNERNIAAQFLAGIVFDDPSSKAVAQQLNTSEASLTRFAQKCGFRGFREFVYAYSRPNKQTREDFVQPVLASYQELLNKTYSIVDMAQIRRLTEHLLNKKRVYVYGKGSSGMVAREMKLRFMRIGLVCEAITDDDMMRMNVVTVDKDCLVIGISISGRTQIVVDALQAAAEEGATTVLFTANEGRQFAKMFDEVLLFAVKNNLEYGRMISPQFPVLVVLDILYADYMNRNKTARETIWQRTYDALQQSKG
- a CDS encoding sialic acid TRAP transporter substrate-binding protein SiaP, producing MSLNKLTLATLIGLASMSALAAEYNLKFGMNAGTTSNEYKAAELFAKEVQENSDGRIEVTLYPNAQLGDDRSMMEQTGGGALDFTFAESARFQIYYPVAEVFALPYMIADYPTAQKALFDTPFGKDLQQKIHDERGMTILSQAYNGTRQTTSNRAINTIEDMKGLKLRVPNAATNLAYAKFIGAAPTPMAFSEVYLALQTNSVDGQENPLSTIQAQKFYEVQDYLAMTNHILNDVLYLASNETLEKLPEELQTVVKEAAQEAADYHTQLFVDGEKELISFFEEKGVTITYPDQAAFKEAMQPYYAEFIEKNGDAGKQAIAEIDALH
- a CDS encoding N-acetylneuraminate lyase, with the translated sequence MAKKSSLSGLFSALLVPFDADGQVNEAGLRQVVRHNLDQMQVDGLYVGGSTGENFMLDVATKKQIFAIAKDEAGDKGKLIAQIGGPNLYEAIDLAAYAKDLGYDALSAVTPFYYKFSFAEVKQYYFDILEAVDAPMIVYSIPFLTGVEIGLAQFAELFAHERIIGVKFTAADFYLLERLRSAYPDHLIYSGFDEMLLPAMVNQVDGAIGSTYNVNGVRAREIMDLAQAGDFAAARRIQQQSNDLISAILDNGLYPTIKQLLVLAGCNQGPFLSRKPMASATEAQIVRAKEIYQQFLA
- a CDS encoding MarR family winged helix-turn-helix transcriptional regulator; the protein is MNRPQTLSNEETLRRCSTLLIALRRITRASDIYSKKLSQQTGLTMPQIILMQAIDFAPECSAGELSNMIALSQATVTNIVRRLESRGLLERERGSDDKRKVFLRLTKQGKTMLDGAPQTLQQSFIDAFDALDTWEQQMLVSSAQRIAQMMESPDR